The DNA window ACGGGCATGATGAGGAATGGGACGAGATCTGTGCCGAGGCGGGATTGGAGTTTGTATCCGTCGGAGGAAAAGGTGACACTGGCCGTAACGAGTTTGGAGGTATGCTCCGCGATATATCACTTTTATTAGGGGTAAATCACTGACGAAACATGCAGAGAAAACGGGAGTCGCACGTGTTAAGGAAGCTCTGGAAGCAAACGACTGGTCAGAGCTCGAGGCGCCACTATCAGATTCTGAATTTGGCGATTTCGAGACTAGTTCTGCGAAAGGAGGCGCCGAAGAGGAGGACAAAAAAGACCTTGATCCTCAAAAGATGGGCTTTGGGTTCGACAAGACTGATTTCGAAGGTTTGAGACGGGCGATATGGGAGGCAAGCCAGGAGGATGTCGAGGAGCCTAAAGATgcagacacagacacagcGGGCAAGGGCGCATCTGAAGCACCTGCTGCCGGAGGTCTGGAAGAccttgatgaggaagagattGCCAAGATTgaaaagatgatgagaaAGTTACAAGCGGTGAGGGAGGCGGGGGAAGGTATGGGAGAGGAacaaaggaaaagaatgGCTGCTAGGGCTGTTGAGGAAGTCATGAGAGATCTATAACTGAAGATGAGTTATCTAGACGAAAATTTACATAAACGTTGTTTGGATAGACGATTATTTTCATTTTTTTCTTCAGCATACAGAATGGGATGCTTTCAAAGGTTCGTGCTAACAGCGTGTTGTGCTTCAACTAGTAGCACTCCTATCCCCCACAAAGATGAACATATAGACAGGCACATCGATCTATCGCGTCCATCTGATGCGACACATATATCAATATCACTATAGCACGGCTCGCTTACCATGGTGCTACACCATAAAGTCCGTTATATAACTCTACATACAATCGTGATTCCAAGACCCTGGGTCCAACGTAGCACACATTCAATAGTTTGATCGTCTGACGAGACTTTTTGTCATTGGTATGCAATAAACCAAGGGAGCTGAGACAATTGTCGAATAGCCTAACAAGTGCAAGTGAAGTTTGACCCAACATGAGGGATTTCTTAGAATTTTCGCATTCATAGTATTGTTGTTTAGCTATATGACAACGGGTTATAGGCAAGGAAAAACCGACAGAGGTTTCGGATTTCGAACATTGGCGGACGGGGTCTCAACTGTATAAGCACAATAGGTCCGGTAACCTGAATCGAGTTCCAATATGATACGCTTCGGTTGTGGGTTTGTGCTCCAAAAGTCACACTGGGCCGTGGTGACACTTGTTCTGAGAATGCAATGCAGTCAAAGCGTGCCGCATAGCGTGCTCTTGCACAGACACATTCCGCACATCTTTATTTAGACATTGTGCAACAAATAGTTAGCCTAGCTAGCCATGGCGGCATAAGATAGCCCGCTGACTAAATGGGGCAGAGATGCAGTCCAGTGTGAATCGTTGCATGTGCATAGTCTGGCTTGATGGTTGTCAAAAGAATGGATTCTGAATCCTGATATCGTCAGTGAGATGTCGACTTCCTTCCATGGATTTCATTTTGCTGATTGCTGTTGTGATGTAGTCCGTATAGTACCCATGTGGATTCAGGACAACTGTATGTGTACCTTgagaaaagaataaagatcAGGCATTAACGGCTGAATGAACAACGAAGGTTTGGCGTCGGCGGGTCTTATGCTTTCTGACCCCAAAGATCTGGCTAGTTACAGGACTCGGCAAAGCAGTGACTTGCTAGTGTCGTTTGTCATGCAAGGGAGGACCGCAAGATTGTTCTATAGGTCGAGGCGTCTACATATGTCGTAGTGTGTTTGTTGGTTTTGAAGTTATTCTCCTATCGCAAAACGACTGCTTGACTCGACTCGATGGAGTTGGTGATCAATTATATGGGGACAAGGCCAATTCAGACCGGAAAGAAGCAACCCCGGGCACCTAAGAGTCTTGGTCGGTTTAGTTGACCACAATAAGAAGCAATTGAGTCGTCTAGTTTGTGCACTTGGCTAGAGTTGGTAGACGTCAAAAGTCTCAGACACCCCATCTGGGCAGTGGCTAGCTTAGCTTGCCGTCCCACAACCCTTGTTTGGCGTAGGTAGCCAAGCAGGGGAGCGACTCACGTTTCAGCGCGTTTGGACAGGAACGTGCTCAGCGCCTCACCTCACTTCAGCTGTTTTGCGGCTTGTGCTATATGGACGTTTTACGGTGCACCTAAAGGTATAAACCCACATCGAGTCAGCGTGAGAACCGTCGCTTGGTTCTAGGGATATCAAGATCCGAGGGAGTAGTCTATCTCCTGAATAATGCATACCAATTCTGCAACAGCTGgtaaggaagaaaagaaccGGGTGGTCGACAGGACGCGTTGACACGCTCTCAACCGCGCCATGGATGCGTCCGCATATGCACGCAAACACGTCCCCTGTCTGTCAACTTTGCTGTTATTCGTCGGCACATTGACCCGTTATACTGTATGTTGTTTGAACTGAAGCTTTACCTGGATGACTGAGGTGACAACAATTGCATAGTAGCCAGCCCGATGACCATGGGTTGAAAACTCGATCGACAGTAGGGTTTCTCGTGCCATTGACATTCGTCTGTGCTTTTCGACCTCAGCAGTcaagataataataagcagaTGTGTTATCGTCGCTAGAAAATGGTTTGCCGTATTCTGACTGGTGCTGTCAATTGCCAGCGGAAGAAATGTCACCAGCGACATCATCCCTACTAAAACGAAACACTTACATCCCGAGAATTCATGCAAGACGTTAGACAGTTGGGGTAGACGCTTGTACCAAGAATCTTTGGAGTGACCCAGCATGTGAAGCCCAGAATTTGAATCGGGAATCGATATTTCATCTCCCATAGGCCAAATGATTGCTTCATGTTGCATCGTGAATGTTCTTCCCATGACGGTGGATATTCCTATTCACATATGAACTAGGAGCGCATTCTGTATCTTTCATCCCTCGACAGAGAGAAAGGCGAAAGGAGTTGGTCTTGATGGGGCGATCGGTACCCCTAGACTTGATCGGGTGAGGTAAAACTGCAACACGATGTGGATCCAACCGGAGAAAGTCGAGCGTTGGTTGGTGTGGTTGGTTTTGGATGATGATCCTGCAAGGCACTAAACACATGTCCCCAGATACAAGCTCAGAGAACCACGTCAGGGGTAGCGGACCTGAACCGGCAAGCAGTACAGAGCGAGAATGCTTCGACGACAATCAGTTTGTTTTTTGACTTGTCATGTTTGATCTTCTCTCATCCCTTCCGAACCGCCCGGAAAGAATTCGGAGCCGGTAAAGAAAGTCGAATGTCCTCCGAATCATTGCCACATTTACCAAGTATGTCTTTTGCATAAATGCATGCACTAGCGAAGAGCATTCTGTGTCCAGACTTTCAAGAGCAGCCACAACGGTTGAGGCTTTGCTGGTGGCAAAGCCGACATGTAACAGATTACGGTGGCCGACAAACCATCTGTCGCCGACTGTTGGGACGAGCAGTCACCTGAATGTTCCtgactcttttttttttgatgCCATATTCAATCTTTCCTCTATGGGTAAAGTCCCAAGTGACAGAAGAGCTAATGTTTCTAAGCCCTGACCATTGGTTGGCCCCAACGTCAATGGCCTAAACTGAGCCTCTAGGTGAACCTCTGTTGGAGACGTTGATCACAAGCAGTGCCAACTGGGTGGTCACAAAGAAAACCGCCTTCATGGAAAAGGGGTTGGAAGTAAAGACGGAGCGTAGGCCTCGCCAAGAATAAACGATCCACATAATGACGATGGGGCGGGTGACTACTGCAGGAACAGGGTCTTAGTTTTCAGCGGCTCCTGAAGTTAGGTGAGATCTGGCGTGGTGGGATGGCCATGGTATGAGAAAGGATTTTGCTGCAAGGTACGTGAGATCCGTAAGTGACGCGTATGTAGAGCATCTGGATAGCGTGATGGGATCATGAGAagttggagaaggaagaaagatGTTATCCGAAAGTTGGAGCTTGGTTCAAAAGAAGGCCTCCGAAGGGAGCTTCTAGATTCAGAAGGTCTTTCCCTTGACTCGTTCATGCAGTTGTtgattaatataaattactcAGGAGTCGATAATTCGCTTCTTCAGAACCGACTTACTGGGAATTTGTACCGACGAGGGGGTGATAGTTCCGATACACCCATGGTTGGCTTGCCGATATCAAGTCACGAGTTGAGAAATGTACTATGGATGTCGAAACGGATGCGATGTGACAGATGATGTAAAAAAGGCCGATAGACAGAATTCGAGGGACGTTTCTTGGTATCATCGAAACTTATTGTGGATAGATGTTAGTTGGTGAAACCATTCGGAGAGCATGGATCAGGCCGCTTGATGTTGATTCATGACCAGGCATTCTGGCTCAACCTTGATCCTCGGTATTCTCAGGTCTTGGCTGGTAGATGTTTCTGGACTCTTGTCAGCTTAGCCCCCATTTGTGTAATGGTCAAGGGTATATGAGTGAGCCGACATTGATACCCAGACACAGAAGTTGTCAGGAAGCCGAGACCCTTCGTACAAGTGCCGTTGTATTTGATCCTCTAGCGCAAATTCACGAAAAAGAACCTCAACGTCAGAGCCAAATGATTTgtcccttttcttttctttttccatGTGGGGAGTAACAGCCGATAGACGGGAGCATGACACTTCGACCACTGTGCTGTGCCGTTCTGCGATCGacattcatcatcatgacAAAGTCGAACCCGACACCATGAAGTTGAGCGGGCGCACGgtcatgttgttgttgttgaataTTTTGATAGACTGACTTTCCCTGGACTCTTCTCACAGTGACATTTCTTGGCGTTGTGACATAAAATAACAATCGGGAACAAATCAAGAAAGAACCATGGGTGTAGCGCCTGTTTGGAACCATCTGGTGACGCCTTCCCTACTGGAATACGCGACGGTTCGATAGGGCAAGACCGGCGGCGTTTCTCGGTTTCCTTTTTTGGCAGGAAGGGCTAACGTTGGAATGGCGGCCAATAGGGGTTGAAGTTGTGCAAGATACAGCACCCTTTTTGCCGCTCCGTCTTGGGGGCCGTTTCCCTGTCGTCCCCTAAACTGAAGCCACTCCGTTGATTGGCGTGTGCCTTGCATTAGTGGATAGAACAAGGGCCCAATGAATATGCACAATGCACAAAACACCATCAATGTAAGCTCGACTGCGCACAAATAACTGACGGGAACCTCAGAAAGGAAGtcagcaagagcaagagccCTGCCTGCCCCTGATACGCAGGTACCGTGCCCTGCCGATACCACCCCACTCTCTGTGCTTGCAAACTCTCATGGACACTTCAACTCCACTCCCGTACATCGCTCAACCATTCATCCGCTTCTCGCCGCGTCCTTGCGCCTTGGCTAGGACTGCTTTGCAGAGAGCTATCCGTTCTACCGTCCCCGCCAAAAGTCAACTGCAGTGCATCCATCAGCCACAACGGATTCTTTGTTGCATGACATATACCCTGGTCTG is part of the Fusarium poae strain DAOMC 252244 chromosome 4, whole genome shotgun sequence genome and encodes:
- a CDS encoding hypothetical protein (BUSCO:48499at5125), translating into MAEEEMSSSSRRILAVSLENETAVLSKLVKDLTGTAPESPDPTLGLAGSTHPLSLKTPYYSTTVPIWLDLIGSPSDWSESFLSEEAAEVLAVLGGVMVVFTAGPVSSSKDHPAKDLVEHVGKVLKKGLGGWEWDGVGLAIGIGGDGHDEEWDEICAEAGLEFVSVGGKGDTGRNEFGEKTGVARVKEALEANDWSELEAPLSDSEFGDFETSSAKGGAEEEDKKDLDPQKMGFGFDKTDFEGLRRAIWEASQEDVEEPKDADTDTAGKGASEAPAAGGLEDLDEEEIAKIEKMMRKLQAVREAGEGMGEEQRKRMAARAVEEVMRDL